In one window of Myxocyprinus asiaticus isolate MX2 ecotype Aquarium Trade chromosome 43, UBuf_Myxa_2, whole genome shotgun sequence DNA:
- the LOC127433310 gene encoding brain-specific homeobox protein homolog → MNLNYTSPVPQMPTQRSTSFFIEDILLHKPKPLREVFPSPFSNSLASRMPLLEYGYPLMPTPILAPHPHHPLHKPEHHPYFFTSGMQMPALFQHHPELPGKHCRRRKARTVFSDSQLSGLEKRFEIQRYLSTPERVELATALSLSETQVKTWFQNRRMKHKKQLRKTQDDQKNPNDVDRSLENTSESETHEKSTEDGKNGMSPDRYTLDENEDDVDIEDDICSPELLL, encoded by the exons ATGAATCTGAACTACACTTCTCCGGTCCCCCAGATGCCGACTCAAAGGTCAACATCGTTCTTCATTGAAGATATTTTACTACATAAACCTAAACCTTTGCGAGAGGTGTTTCCTTCGCCATTCTCAAACTCTCTTGCGTCCCGGATGCCTCTTTTAGAATATGGATATCCTCTTATGCCTACACCAATACTGGCTCCTCATCCGCATCATCCACTACATAAACCTGAACATCATCCGTACTTTTTCACCTCCG GAATGCAGATGCCCGCGTTATTTCAGCATCATCCGGAATTACCAGGGAAGCACTGCAGACGCAGAAAGGCCAGAACTGTGTTCTCGGACTCACAATTATCCGGACTCGAGAAAAGGTTCGAGATCCAGAGGTATCTCTCCACACCTGAGCGCGTGGAACTGGCAACGGCGCTCAGTCTATCGGAAACACAG GTAAAGACGTGGTTTCAAAACCGGAGGATGAAGCACAAAAAACAGCTAAGGAAAACACAAGACGACCAGAAAAATCCAAATGATGTAGACCGATCGCTGGAGAACACGAGCGAGAGCGAAACGCACGAGAAAAGTACAGAAGACGGTAAAAACGGCATGAGTCCGGACAGATACACGCTGGACGAAAATGAAGATGATGTCGATATTGAGGATGACATTTGCTCTCCTGAACTTTTACTCTAG
- the LOC127433311 gene encoding lens fiber membrane intrinsic protein-like, translating to MYSFMGGGLFCAGVGNILLIVSTATDYWMQYRHSNNYMHQGLWRYCMPGKCFTHTDSIAYWDATRALMILSLLACFFGIIIGIMAFIHYSSFERFDKTFAAGILFFISCFFVFLAMAVYTGVTINYYGKRYGNWRFSWSYIIGWVSVVLTFFSGIFYMSAYRMHECPRNPNPH from the exons ATGTACAGCTTCATGGGAGGAGGCTTGTTTTGTGCAGGAGTGGGCAATATActcctgattgtttccacagcaACAGATTATTGGATGCAGTACCGTCATTCAAACAACTACATGCATCAAGGGCTGTGGAGATACTGCATGCCTGGAAAATGCTTTACACACACCGACAGCATTG CATACTGGGATGCTACAAGAGCGTTAATGATTTTGTCTCTATTGGCCTGCTTCTTTGGCATCATCATCGGTATTATGGCTTTTATCCACTACTCCTCCTTTGAAAGGTTTGATAAAACCTTTGCTGCAGGCATTCtgttcttcatctcat GCTTTTTTGTGTTTCTGGCCATGGCTGTGTACACAGGAGTTACAATAAATTACTATGGTAAACGCTATGGTAACTGGAGGTTCTCCTGGTCGTACATCATTGGCTGGGTGTCTGTTGTGCTCACTTTCTTTTCAG gaATCTTCTACATGTCTGCATACCGGATGCATGAGTGCCCCAGAAACCCAAATCCTCATTAG